GCACTGGCAACGGTAATGCCTCCCCCGATCTGAAAGATCCAGACATCATTAGGTCCTCCGCTTAGGGTAACATCAGTAGAGATGGAAACACCGGTTCCCCATTTATAGAGGCCAGGAGCAAGAGTCCTTCCCCCGATTTCCCCTGATCCCAATTCCGTGTAGTCAGGGACAAGCCTTCCTGCCGCATCAGAATAGGCAAGCTGCATATCACTGATTGCTGAAGTGAGGTTGGAAGGTGTGGGAACTGCATAATCAGAAGCATACAGTTTTCCTGTAACCTGCGTGGAAGTGGAGAATACATTGGTGCCATCCGCAATGAGGTCGAAGCCTGTAAGCCCTGTTGCACTCATTGGACTGGTTCCAATATCACCGGTTATTGCTGAAGCTGGTACATTACTGACGCCTGTTTTGCTCAAGATTACAAAATCTGCTGAAGTCCCCAACACAACAGCCTTGGGACCTTCACCAGAAGGATTCGTTATCTGTACATTCGGGGTATCCGAACATCCAAGCAGGGTCACTGCAAAAATAAGGGAAAGCAAAGATAAGAGAAAAGTGATTTTTTTCATGGATTACTACTCCTGTAGTGGCAACCTGACATCCCGGGTCTACGCCTTCGTGTCATGTGTTGCATAGAAAGAAAGGAATTGCACGTGCGTATGGATCCTTACAATCCGGCAAGCTAGCTACATATACTATTTTTATCCTGGCAAAAAAGTTGCCATAGAACTGGTTAGGAGACCGTGCTGCCATCAAATGTCACTTCTGTTTGAGCAAACAATCGGTATTTTAGAGAGTGAAAGGTCACCTAGGGCAGGTATCTAACCTTCGAATTGCATAGTCAATTCATGGTTAATCCCCAATTGTGAGAACCTAAAAGCATACAGACACCAAATTTGATTTCTTGTAAGGAAGCTGTATCATTGTCGAGGTAAGGATGTCAGAACAACGCTTGAGAAAGCCCTGTTTCGGAAAGAAGATTCATCAGCTAGACGATTAGGAGAATCTATTACTATCCCAGTATACAGCATTTTCAATGCAATGTATAGCATATATATAAAAATATATACTATATATTGATTATTTACAAAATTTTTAACTATTTTTTTGAGGAATCCATAAATAAATTCCCATCAATTTGAATATATCCCACCACTGCCATTACGGCATTTGCAATTGATCTTTATCCTGAAAGGCATCTTCTTTCCTGCCTTGTTTTTTTCACCAAAAAAGCCCCTGTCCAGTCAGTCCAAGTTCTTTGTCCCTGCTCGTTCACGCATTCCAGGCAAGCAGGGCCTGACCACCAAAGAGAAAACAAACCCCCTGCAATGTTCTGGTCTCCTAGGAAACAGAAGAATTACAGGGGGTCGAAATAGAGATCATGATACTATCGCACTTCATTCATCCGGATGGAAAAAACCAAATACCTATGCTATATGCGGATTTTGAAAAAGGCTCTCACTAGTATAGTTTGAAAAGCATTCCTGCCGAGGCATCATCGATGAACAGTTGCCAACAAGGATGTCCCTTCATGATAGTAGCCGGCACATTCGGATTCACACTCTGTGTCAACGTGTCAAAGATGGCCTTGGCCTTAACCTGGTGGGGAACTGCTGTCACAATGTGCCTGCATGCCATAATCTGTTTTACACACATGGTAATTGCCTGGGAAGGGACATCGGACAGAGTAGGAAACCACCCTTCCCCAACTTGCTGCAACTTACATCTCTCGTCCAAATTGACAACCTTATAGGCTTGTTCTGTGTCAAAATCTGCAGGAGGATCATTGAAGGCAATATGTCCGTTTTCCCCAATTCCTATAACCCCGACATCAATGGGAGATTTCCTGAGTTCTTTGGTCAACGCTTCAATGTTTTTCGAAACATCTCCCTCACCGTTTACAAAATGGGCAGCTTTGAGGGAAATCTTGCTGACAAAACGTTCCTTGAGATATTTTCGGAAACTTGCCTTATGAGACTCGCTCAGACCGACATATTCATCAAGATGGAACATCTCTACCTTGTCCCAGGGAATATCCATTTCCACGAGCGCCGAAATGGTCTCAAACTGGGAAGCCCCTGTCGAAAGGATTATCCTTGCAGTCCCATGATCCTTGATAGCCTCACGTAACAGAATTGCAATCGCTTCTGCCGCGTTGTGCCCCAAGGTCTTTGGATCCGGGGCAATGTTAATATTCACGTTCATCGTATTTCCTCCTGAAAGAAATAACACATAGATTAAAGGGTCAAAGTCAGAATGACTGGCACTTCCCGCCTACGAAAACAGCTGACACCTGTATATTCTCATCAAATACGACCAAGTCGGCATCCTTTCCTATTTCCAGCGAACCTTTAACAGAATCATAATGTAGGAACCGTGCCGGGTTGAGACTCATCATACTCACCGCTTCGCAGATATCGAGCCCGACATCCTTGACCATCACGCGCACCAGACGGTCGGCTGTGGCAACACTACCTGCAAAACTTTGCCTATCTGGCATTATGGCAATCCCATCCTCGATAAATACTTCCTGCCCATTTTTAAGGGACCCCAGAATTGACGGGCCATCTTTCATTCCTGCACCGCGCATACTGTCAGTGCAAAGGCAAATTTCAGTATGATTTTTACATTTGAGTACCAAGCGTAACAATTCAGGCGGTAGATGCATCCCATCTGCGATAAGCTCGACAGTCATGCCATCAATGAGAAAGGCACTCTCAACAGCCCCCAGAACCCTGAACCCATCCTTTCTGGTTATGGTCGACATCCCCGAATATAAATGGGTAACATGGGTGATCCCATGGTCAAAGCCCTTTTGCATCTCCTCATAGGTTGCATTGGTATGGCCTGCGGCAAGAAGGATCCCCATGCCTGAAAGTCTATCTGCCATTTCAAGGGCACCAGGCAATTCGGGAGCCAAAGACCACCGCTTGATAGTCCCCTCTGCATATTCGATTATGTTCATGTAGTGCTCTACCGAAGGGTTTCTGAGAAACTTCCCGTCTTGGGCCCCTTTCTGGGCAATATTGAAATAGGGGCCTTCCAAATGCAAGCCAAGTAAATTTGGCATGGAATCAGACACCTTCTGGGCTGCCTTGAAATTATCTATGGTCTGGTACAAATCATGGTCATTGCTGGACAGCGTGGTGGGAAAAAGCGAAGTTGTCCCATGGGCAAGGTGTACACGGGCAGGACAGAGGATATCATTGACATTACCGTCCATATAATCACATCCGCCACCGCCGTGATTATGTATATCGATGAACCCGGGAGAAAGATAGGAACCGGCACAGTCAACTACTTCGCCAATGACCTGGTCAAGTTCTTCCATTCTACCGACATCAACTATGATTCCCTTGTCCTCTTTCAGAAAACCTGGGCTGATAATACCACTAGGGCTAATCAGCTTGGCATGGATAAACGTTTTCATAAAAAATTGCTCCCCTCTCTCCCTACCTTTCAGTCAACAGAATCAAACCCCATGATAAATCAATTTCCTCACCAAGGGGTGAAAACTACGATATCACAGGTACAGGCAAAGGTGTCGCTACAACTTTAATTTTTATGTCTTGATTTTGCATTCAAAAGGTGATAATGTCAAGTAATCGATTCCGTTATCAGTTACGTAATCGATAATCTAACAAATTTAAGGTTAAAAGCATATGAGTAGCGAAACCACTTTACAAGATATTGCACTTGCACTAGGAGTCTCAAGGACAACGGTACACAGGGCGATACATAACAAAGAAGGAATCAGCAACGAAGTTAGGCAGACAATCCTTGCAAAGGCCGAAGAACTTGGTTACACAATGAATTATGTAGCCTCGTCTCTCAAACGCCGGACCATGAACCTAGCAGTAGTACTTCCCTCTGAGTTCGGAAGCGGTCAATACTACTACCGCTATTTCTGGGATGCCATTCGTTCCTGCAAAGCGGAAGCCAATGATCTTAATGTACACCTGATCTTTGACACCTTTGAAGAAACATCGGATAGCCAATACAGTGTCCTTGCCCGAATTTTCAACGAAAACAATGGCAACCTTGATGGATTGCTGACTATTCCGGTCAAGCAGGATGAACAGACGAGAAGGATTATCGAACGCTATACCTATAACAACATCCCTGTAGTCCTTATGGACAACGATATTCCTGATTCAGGGAGACTATGTTGCGTTGCACCACACAACACACTCACAGGGCGCCTTGGGGCAGAGGTAATCTCGTATATGGCACCAATGCGTGGAAAAGTATTGATAGCGGGAGGAGCTGAGCTCAACCCATCGCACAGCCACAACTTGACCGGATTCAAGTCCTATCTTGAGGAAAACAAATTGCCTCTTGAATGTCTGGTTATCCACAGTTATGCAGACTATGAGAAAACCTATTCGGAAGCAGTGAAACTTCTCAGGGAACATGATGACATCGTGGCTTTCTATTCTGTAACGGCACGAGAAACCCTCCCCCTGTCACAGGCAGTTATCGACTGTGGTCTGGCAGGAAAAATTCGAGGGGTTGGAAGCGACCTGTATCCGGAAACCGCTCAATTATTAACCGACAATGTACTGCAGGCTCTTATCTATAAAAATGGATATGACAAGGGAATCAGGGGATTCCATCTATTGTTTTCTTATATTATCCAGAAAAGCACACCTGCCTCTGATGCAGTAACGGTACCAATAAGTATCATCATGAAAAACAATCTCCATTTCTTCAAAGACCGTATCTGAAATTACTATCCCAACAGCATGTTTGGCTGATAGGGAGAGAAATTGCCATAGGTTTCATTTTTGGGAGGAAAGAAAAAATGAAAAAGCTTGTATCTTCTCTGCTCGTTCTGTCGTTACTTATCAGTGTGCTTATCGGTTGCAACGCAAAAACAAAAACAGAAACTACCACAAAGGCTGCTGAGCCAACCGTAAAAGCTGAACCTGTTTTAAATTTCAAACTGGCGGAAAATCAATCTGCTGAAAACCCCGTTTCGAAGGGAATGCTGAAATTTGCGGACTTGGTCAAAGAAAAGACTAATGGAACTGTCTCCATTGAAGTGTATCTGGATGCCCAATTAGGCACAGAAAACGAAACCATTGACCAAATCCAAGCCGGAACATTGGATTTTGCCAGAGTCAACAGTTCTGCAATGGTCTCGACTGCCGATGCAGTCGGCGTATTTACACTCCCCTATATCTTCACCAGCATTGACCAGAAGTATAAGGTCCTTGATGGCTCAATCGGAAAATCGGTGAGTGACGGGCTTACAAAATACAACATGATCGGTCTTGAATACTGGGAAGCTGGTTCACGCTGTTTCTATACTACCAAAAAACCAGTAACCAAGGTAGCTGACCTAAAAGGAATGAAAATCCGTGTCCAGCAGTCAGATGTTGCCATCAAAATGGTGGAGCTCCTGGGTGCAGCTGCAACCCCGATGTCCTATGGTGAAGTATATCAAGGCCTCCAAACCGGAGTTATCGACGGTGCAGAAAATGACTTTGTTTCCTATTACACCAGTGGTCACTATGAAGTATCGAAATACTATGCCCTTGACGGACATATGGCTCCTCCCGCAATGTTGCTCATGAGCAAAACTGCTTGGGACAAGATGAGTGCAAGCCAGCAGGTTGCAGTACGTGAAGCAGCAAAGGAAGCAGCAGTCTGGCAAAGACAGGCAATGCAGGACTATCAGGGTGAGGCTCGTGCAAAGGTCGAAGCAGCCGGAAGCAAAATAACCGAAGTCGATACGAAAGAATTCCAGGATGCCGTCTCTGGCATCTATGACAAATATCCCCAATATACAGAAACTATCGCTGCTATCAAAGCTATCAAATAAGAAATCTTACCAGCGTGTGGTGATTCATCATGCAATCTATTGGTTGCATGATGAATCCTGTCCTATCCAATTCACTCAACACTTCCAAAGGATCAGTTTATGCTGAAAATTCGAACCTATCTTACATTGATGAAAAGAGCCATAGATATTCTGATACAAGGGATGCGTTACGTTTGTGCCTTCCTTCTTGTCATCATGATTGCTATCACGTTTGTCCAGGTAGTAATGCGTTTCTGCTTTAACGCCCCCTTTAGTTGGGCAGAAGAAGTAACCCTGATGGTCCTTGTCTGGTTCGGGTATATCTGCATGTCAGTAGATATTTTTACCGACACCCATGCCGCGCTTTATTTTCTGTATAACAAACTTCCTGCTCCATTACGCAAAG
The sequence above is a segment of the Sphaerochaeta pleomorpha str. Grapes genome. Coding sequences within it:
- the nagA gene encoding N-acetylglucosamine-6-phosphate deacetylase — its product is MKTFIHAKLISPSGIISPGFLKEDKGIIVDVGRMEELDQVIGEVVDCAGSYLSPGFIDIHNHGGGGCDYMDGNVNDILCPARVHLAHGTTSLFPTTLSSNDHDLYQTIDNFKAAQKVSDSMPNLLGLHLEGPYFNIAQKGAQDGKFLRNPSVEHYMNIIEYAEGTIKRWSLAPELPGALEMADRLSGMGILLAAGHTNATYEEMQKGFDHGITHVTHLYSGMSTITRKDGFRVLGAVESAFLIDGMTVELIADGMHLPPELLRLVLKCKNHTEICLCTDSMRGAGMKDGPSILGSLKNGQEVFIEDGIAIMPDRQSFAGSVATADRLVRVMVKDVGLDICEAVSMMSLNPARFLHYDSVKGSLEIGKDADLVVFDENIQVSAVFVGGKCQSF
- a CDS encoding TRAP transporter substrate-binding protein → MKKLVSSLLVLSLLISVLIGCNAKTKTETTTKAAEPTVKAEPVLNFKLAENQSAENPVSKGMLKFADLVKEKTNGTVSIEVYLDAQLGTENETIDQIQAGTLDFARVNSSAMVSTADAVGVFTLPYIFTSIDQKYKVLDGSIGKSVSDGLTKYNMIGLEYWEAGSRCFYTTKKPVTKVADLKGMKIRVQQSDVAIKMVELLGAAATPMSYGEVYQGLQTGVIDGAENDFVSYYTSGHYEVSKYYALDGHMAPPAMLLMSKTAWDKMSASQQVAVREAAKEAAVWQRQAMQDYQGEARAKVEAAGSKITEVDTKEFQDAVSGIYDKYPQYTETIAAIKAIK
- a CDS encoding LacI family DNA-binding transcriptional regulator, whose protein sequence is MSSETTLQDIALALGVSRTTVHRAIHNKEGISNEVRQTILAKAEELGYTMNYVASSLKRRTMNLAVVLPSEFGSGQYYYRYFWDAIRSCKAEANDLNVHLIFDTFEETSDSQYSVLARIFNENNGNLDGLLTIPVKQDEQTRRIIERYTYNNIPVVLMDNDIPDSGRLCCVAPHNTLTGRLGAEVISYMAPMRGKVLIAGGAELNPSHSHNLTGFKSYLEENKLPLECLVIHSYADYEKTYSEAVKLLREHDDIVAFYSVTARETLPLSQAVIDCGLAGKIRGVGSDLYPETAQLLTDNVLQALIYKNGYDKGIRGFHLLFSYIIQKSTPASDAVTVPISIIMKNNLHFFKDRI
- a CDS encoding 6-phosphogluconolactonase, with translation MNVNINIAPDPKTLGHNAAEAIAILLREAIKDHGTARIILSTGASQFETISALVEMDIPWDKVEMFHLDEYVGLSESHKASFRKYLKERFVSKISLKAAHFVNGEGDVSKNIEALTKELRKSPIDVGVIGIGENGHIAFNDPPADFDTEQAYKVVNLDERCKLQQVGEGWFPTLSDVPSQAITMCVKQIMACRHIVTAVPHQVKAKAIFDTLTQSVNPNVPATIMKGHPCWQLFIDDASAGMLFKLY
- a CDS encoding ice-binding family protein, which codes for MKKITFLLSLLSLIFAVTLLGCSDTPNVQITNPSGEGPKAVVLGTSADFVILSKTGVSNVPASAITGDIGTSPMSATGLTGFDLIADGTNVFSTSTQVTGKLYASDYAVPTPSNLTSAISDMQLAYSDAAGRLVPDYTELGSGEIGGRTLAPGLYKWGTGVSISTDVTLSGGPNDVWIFQIGGGITVASATNVILEGGALAKNIFWQTAGAVSLGTTSHFEGIILSQSGITMDTGASINGRLLAQTLIALDGNTVVQPAL
- a CDS encoding TRAP transporter small permease, which gives rise to MLKIRTYLTLMKRAIDILIQGMRYVCAFLLVIMIAITFVQVVMRFCFNAPFSWAEEVTLMVLVWFGYICMSVDIFTDTHAALYFLYNKLPAPLRKGADLFRHGILAWLFVEMVQYGLVITKINAPKPQPATHFSQGLLFAPLVVCGTLMVLFAGLNFLLALATPLSEYRTNLEKTKTIEEINIERGGV